The Lepisosteus oculatus isolate fLepOcu1 chromosome 4, fLepOcu1.hap2, whole genome shotgun sequence genome window below encodes:
- the abhd4 gene encoding (Lyso)-N-acylphosphatidylethanolamine lipase, with protein MHDETDPVSSGWLSGWLPSWCPTSMSLLKSTEAKILACIQNELWSRFVTLQSQEKIWTLTVTHRANKTSAQPVPSRTPLVMLHGFGGGVGLWVRNLDPLCRSRSVHAFDLLGFGRSSRPRFPSDPVLAEDQSVTAIEEWRQAMGLERMILLGHSLGGYLATSYAVRHPERVSHLILVDPWGFPERPEAGEPETPGSGSGSGSSVVKRQGPPRWVKMVASLVSLFNPLAVIRAAGPWGPVLVHRFRPDFKRKFEDLFDDDTMTDYIYHCNAQSPSGEVGFKALSQSLGWAKRPMLPRVTQLSPTLPVSLVYGAQSWVDFNTGERVKQLRPGSFTQTVVIEGASHHVYADQPEDFNRTVEKICSSVD; from the exons atccTCAGGGTGGTTGTCAGGCTGGTTGCCATCGTGGTGTCCCACCTCCATGTCTCTGCTGAAGAGCACAGAGGCCAAGATCCTAGCCT GTATTCAGAATGAGCTCTGGTCCCGGTTTGTTACTCTCCAGAGCCAGGAGAagatctggacactgactgTGACCCACAGAGCCAACAAAACATCTGCACAGCCTG tgccctCCAGGACTCCCCTGGTGATGCTCCATGGTTTTGGGGGAGGTGTGGGTCTGTGGGTGAGGAATCTGGACCCCCTGTGTCGCTCACGATCTGTCCACGCCTTCGACCTGCTGGGCTTTGGCCGCAGCTCCCGCCCACGATTCCCCTCTGACCCCGTGCTGGCCGAGGACCAATCCGTGACAGCCATCGAGGAGTGGAGGCAGGCCATGGGGCTGGAGCGCATGATCCTATTGGGCCACAGCCTTGGCGGTTACCTGGCAACCTCCTATGCCGTCCGCCATCCAGAGAG GGTCAGTCACCTCATCCTGGTTGACCCCTGGGGTTTTCCCGAGCGGCCTGAGGCAGGGGAGCCGGAGACCCCCGGGTCGGGCTCGGGTTCGGGGTCGAGCGTGGTGAAGAGGCAGGGCCCCCCCCGCTGGGTCAAGATGGTGGCCTCCTTGGTGTCGCTGTTCAACCCTCTGGCGGTCATCCGCGCCGCCGGCCCCTGGG gtcCAGTGTTAGTACACCGCTTCCGCCCAGATTTCAAGAGGAAGTTTGAGGATTTGTTTGACGACGACACCATGACTGACTACATCTACCACTGCAACGCTCAGAGTCCCAG tggtGAGGTAGGGTTCAAGGCCTTGTCTCAGTCTCTGGGGTGGGCGAAGAGGCCCATGCTTCCCAGAGTGACCCAGCTGTCCCCCACGCTGCCCGTGTCTCTTGTGTACGGAGCTCAGTCCTGGGTTGACTTCAACACTGGGGAGAGAGTGAAACAGCTGAGACCCGGGAGCTTCACACAGACAGTG GTGATCGAGGGAGCCTCTCACCACGTGTACGCTGACCAGCCCGAGGACTTCAACCGCACGGTGGAGAAGATCTGCAGCAGTGTGGACTGA